The DNA window GGAGCGTGCTGGTGCTGTTGGCGTCCTGGAACGGCGTGAGGCAGTAGGAGAACCTGCCGGCGGCAAGCTGCGAGACGAGCGACAGGGGCCCCCTGCCCAGCCCGACGAGCCCCGAGGAGCCGTTGAagtcgctgctgctgctggcgttGCTGCACCTGAAGGTGATGCCGGGGACGCGGGCCTGGCAGGCCGGCGACGAGCCGAACGTGAACGTCTCGGTCGCCCGGAAGCCCGACGTCCAGCCGGTGCCGTACGATATGTTGTACGGGCACAGCGACCCACCGCAGTCGCTCACGCGGAACGTGGCGGAGCCCGCCGGGTTGTACAGCGGCGTCGGCTGCGGGAAGCACCGGCCGCCGCAGGGCGCGCACTGCGTCCAGATGAGGTCGCTGGCCGTGTCGAAGCTGGCCGGGTACGACAGCGGCGGCGTGCCGATGGCCAGCGTCATCAGGTACTCCGGGCCGCCGGGCGAGTCCTTCCTGGTCGGCGCGGACAccgtggcgccgccgccgcgagacGCGGCGAGCTCCCGGGCTTTGTGACGGTGCATGTCGCGGCGCAGGGCGTCGCGGACGAACTGGGACGCGGTGACGCCTGGGCGGGAGTGGACGCGCGTGAGCTCGACGcggacgccggcggcgccggaggccAGCATCGCGCCGACGAGGGCAATGAGAACGGCGAGCGACGCCATTTatgtcgtcgtcgtcgatgACAGTCACATGAAAGCAAGCTGCAGATTGTACGAGGATGGCATTGGAAACTCTTGCGTTATATAGGCTGGTGGCCACTGGCCACGCCCTGTGCTGTGGCGGTCGGGTTAGCTCTAGCCTCTAGCACTGTGAATATATTGCCCTGAAAGAGCAGCAACAACCTGCAACTTGCATGTATCCTGTCATTGTTGTCACGCACTCACTCACAACGCTGGATTTTTAAGGTATTAGGTAATAAGGTACGGTATTTGGACATATATAACTGTTAGACGCCTGTGTCACACCGTCATTGTGGTTAAAGTATTTTAGACTTAGAAACTCAGGTGCATTACATCACTGGTGAGTAATAATGCACATGAGTGATTGGACTTAGATCATCACAACCACCTTGATAATTGAGTCGACGTCTAGGCCAATTATTGTCCCAGTCGGTCGCGCATGTAGTGATGCGCCTTGTGGAAGCTTTAGACCAGTTTCAATGGAAGTTTTATGAAGAATTTCATGGCATTAAATTCTATACCACATTATCAATTTTGCTAACATAGCGAGGAAGGAGAAAGAGGGAGTTTTATAGGATGTGAGAGGAGTTTTATCATCATAAAACTTACGTAGCACAGTTAGCTAGTTTCCAGTCTTAATAACTGTACCATAAAACTATTCACTGAGACTTATCTTATGAGTACTCCTTATAGGTCTTATGAAATTTGAAATATCGCGGGAGTGTGCTAAGGGATAAGATCATATTGACATTTGCCATTCCTGATTGACCTAGCGTCCCCGAGCGGTTTTCTTCTTACTTCCCTTGCTTGATCCGTGAAGAGACGAAGAGCAAGAGGGCTGTGATGAGCCAACGTGTGACTAGCAGTCAAGGTATTACAAAAAGGGAATGGACCGGACACATGGTTCAAAAAACAAAAGAATATAACAAGATAAAAGGATGTATTTTTCAAACCGTATATCCGAATTAAAATCTAACTACGCCACTATTACGACGAAATCTTTA is part of the Panicum hallii strain FIL2 chromosome 2, PHallii_v3.1, whole genome shotgun sequence genome and encodes:
- the LOC112880198 gene encoding aspartic proteinase nepenthesin-1-like, which produces MASLAVLIALVGAMLASGAAGVRVELTRVHSRPGVTASQFVRDALRRDMHRHKARELAASRGGGATVSAPTRKDSPGGPEYLMTLAIGTPPLSYPASFDTASDLIWTQCAPCGGRCFPQPTPLYNPAGSATFRVSDCGGSLCPYNISYGTGWTSGFRATETFTFGSSPACQARVPGITFRCSNASSSSDFNGSSGLVGLGRGPLSLVSQLAAGRFSYCLTPFQDANSTSTLLLGESAAFSGAGVRSTPFVASPSRLPMRVFYYLNLTGISLGTKVLSIAPDAFSLKADGTGGIIIDSDTTITSLDDAVYQQIRAAVLALVTLPNTNGSAAMGLDLCFALPSPMSAPPAMPSMTLHFEGADMVLPADSYMISDSGLWCLAMQNQTYGVANILGVYQQQNMHILFDVRKETLSFAPAKCSTL